Proteins encoded within one genomic window of Humulus lupulus chromosome 1, drHumLupu1.1, whole genome shotgun sequence:
- the LOC133813773 gene encoding uncharacterized protein LOC133813773: MKYEVLPFNTIEYQVRDQKGINFTINIHNRTCTCNRFQEDEMPCGHAVAVIAKRNLSVYDYCAKFYIIETLKALYQENVHPLPHKDEWNLPQHLDIIVLPPNATIPAGRPRKKRIRSRGEHKVIINCGKCGQPGHNRKTCRNPPIERPNKQKKPKT, from the exons ATGAAGTATGAG GTCTTGCCTTTCAACACAATAGAATACCAAGTTCGTGATCAAAAGGGGATAAATTTCACAATAAATATACATAATAGAACATGTACTTGCAATAGGTTCCAAGAAGATGAAATGCCTTGTGGCCATGCAGTAGCTGTCATTGCAAAGAGAAACTTGAGCGTGTATGATTATTGTGCAAAGTTCTACATAATAGAAACGTTGAAAgcattgtatcaagaaaatgttcATCCTTTGCCCCATAAAGATGAATGGAATCTCCCACAACACTTGGACATAATAGTGCTGCCTCCAAATGCAACAATCCCTGCAGGAAGaccaagaaagaaaagaataagatcaAGAGGGGAACATAAAGTAATAATCAACTGTGGGAAATGTGGGCAACCAGGACATAACAGGAAGACTTGCAGGAATCCTCCAATTGAGAGGCCAAACAAACAGAAAAAGCCAAAGACATAG